A region from the Wansuia hejianensis genome encodes:
- a CDS encoding RNA polymerase sigma factor: MAYNKAKEEKKWRLWKEAEEKKLRELGVSEDTIERLRIHDWAIFNSDRRYYEKLQEAGTYLEEVAESDPPSEVKTVDDFLDSIENERLYQILIEVDSLTLQAVLLKIQGFSYREIALRLGVTVKSVYRRMDRLKEKIKKFLS, translated from the coding sequence ATGGCTTACAACAAAGCCAAAGAAGAAAAGAAATGGCGGCTCTGGAAAGAAGCCGAAGAAAAGAAACTGCGTGAGTTGGGAGTCAGCGAGGATACCATAGAACGGCTCCGTATTCACGATTGGGCAATATTTAATTCCGACAGACGGTACTATGAGAAATTGCAGGAAGCAGGTACATATCTGGAAGAAGTTGCCGAGAGTGACCCACCATCCGAGGTAAAGACGGTTGATGATTTTCTGGACAGTATCGAAAATGAGCGTCTTTATCAGATTTTGATTGAGGTTGACAGTCTTACCCTACAAGCTGTGCTGTTAAAGATACAAGGTTTTAGTTACCGTGAAATCGCTTTGCGGCTTGGTGTGACGGTGAAGTCTGTTTACAGGCGAATGGACAGGCTCAAAGAAAAAATTAAAAAATTTTTGAGTTAG